In Candidatus Berkelbacteria bacterium, the following are encoded in one genomic region:
- a CDS encoding phosphoribosylglycinamide formyltransferase, with protein MKLLVFASGTAVSGGSGFENLVVASRSGKLSAGIVGVVSNHAHGGVFERAHRLGVEFRHFAGPYDDEGYGSVLRHFDPDWVALSGWLKPFGGFAPSRTLNIHPGPLPEFGGKGMYGHHVHEAVIEAYKAHRLTKSAVTMHFVTPRYDEGPAICRIPVEILPTDTAETLQKRVNETELVFQPLVTDLVVRSQIQWDGDLNSPVEFPDNYNLI; from the coding sequence GTGAAATTGTTGGTTTTCGCCAGTGGTACTGCCGTGTCTGGCGGCAGCGGTTTTGAGAATCTGGTCGTTGCCTCCCGGTCAGGGAAGCTGTCGGCTGGGATTGTCGGCGTTGTCTCTAATCACGCTCATGGCGGTGTCTTCGAGCGAGCGCACCGGCTCGGAGTTGAGTTTCGACACTTTGCTGGACCTTACGACGACGAGGGCTACGGATCGGTTCTGCGCCATTTTGATCCAGATTGGGTGGCGCTCTCTGGGTGGCTCAAGCCCTTTGGAGGTTTTGCCCCCAGTCGAACGCTCAATATTCATCCTGGGCCACTTCCTGAATTTGGTGGTAAGGGAATGTATGGGCACCACGTTCATGAGGCTGTCATTGAGGCGTACAAGGCTCATCGCCTGACTAAATCCGCCGTGACGATGCACTTCGTCACGCCCAGGTACGACGAAGGTCCTGCCATTTGCCGGATTCCGGTTGAGATTCTGCCTACTGACACGGCAGAAACTCTCCAGAAGCGGGTCAATGAAACAGAGCTGGTGTTTCAGCCTCTCGTCACAGATCTCGTTGTTCGGAGCCAAATTCAATGGGATGGAGACCTAAATTCTCCCGTAGAGTTTCCGGACAACTACAACCTGATCTGA
- a CDS encoding cob(I)yrinic acid a,c-diamide adenosyltransferase gives MKIYTRAGDGGETGLPGGRRLKKTDEVFKCLGDLDEANAGLGLAISQIDAENLKFPVQQLYELQSNLLSIGALIASDDPLRSPILKRLDKLTDKLESQIDDWDKRLPPLKNFILPGGSQSGASLHFCRTLIRRAERSYQALTDEKVKIIVVGRYLNRLSDYLFQAARFANHLANYREQIWQQ, from the coding sequence ATGAAGATCTACACGCGAGCAGGCGACGGGGGAGAGACGGGCTTGCCGGGCGGCAGGCGACTTAAGAAAACCGACGAGGTATTCAAATGCCTCGGAGATTTGGACGAGGCTAACGCAGGTCTGGGTTTGGCCATTAGCCAAATAGACGCCGAAAATCTGAAATTTCCCGTCCAACAGCTGTACGAACTTCAGTCTAATTTACTGTCGATTGGCGCCTTGATCGCCTCAGACGACCCATTACGAAGCCCAATATTAAAGCGTCTAGACAAGTTAACCGACAAGCTAGAATCGCAGATTGACGATTGGGATAAAAGGCTACCGCCGCTGAAGAATTTTATTTTGCCCGGCGGCTCACAATCGGGCGCTAGTCTACACTTCTGCCGCACTTTAATTCGCCGCGCTGAGCGTTCGTATCAAGCGTTAACGGACGAAAAAGTAAAGATTATTGTCGTTGGTCGTTATTTAAACCGCCTTAGTGACTACTTATTCCAAGCGGCTCGCTTCGCCAATCATCTAGCAAATTATCGTGAACAAATCTGGCAGCAATAG
- a CDS encoding thioredoxin: MVKLLDFWAAWCGPCKIMNPIIEEIEKEFVGKIVIEKVDVDAAENQQKVQDYQVGAMPTYIIEANGEVVEQFIGAQPKSTLVKALNHALENN; the protein is encoded by the coding sequence ATGGTCAAACTTCTAGATTTTTGGGCAGCTTGGTGTGGTCCGTGTAAGATAATGAACCCGATTATTGAAGAGATCGAGAAAGAGTTTGTTGGCAAGATCGTTATCGAAAAAGTTGATGTGGATGCAGCCGAGAATCAACAGAAAGTGCAGGATTACCAAGTCGGGGCAATGCCTACCTACATCATTGAGGCTAACGGGGAAGTAGTTGAACAATTCATCGGGGCGCAACCAAAATCCACTTTAGTTAAAGCTCTGAATCACGCGCTCGAAAACAACTAG
- a CDS encoding ATP-dependent helicase, with the protein MNTAKKNQVFEREFARLNPAQKKAVRTIEGPVMVVAGPGTGKTQVVAMRIAEILNQTQLNARNILALTFTEAGVTALRSRLEKIIGSDAYQVTVATFHGFANEVITTFPYVFGFAVEAMQVGELERLQIIHRIVEHDTSLIALRPVRAPTFHVPSIAEAIRKAKQENVLPETLAQLARKEAKSKLTAKRITELQRQAIKRAEALNVELSRVYAAYQKELKRRNLYDYEDMIIFAVQGLQEEADVIAYYQERFQYFLVDEYQDTNNAQNSLVESLAEFFPNPNLCVVGDDKQAIYRFQGASVANMLRFVRKYPALKVISLTENYRSAKRILDASTALINRNNYQLTRFLPELKTILSPTRSNDKSELKLINTASAEAQYAWIVAQIKKRFDKNLPPQEVAVLLRRNDEVKSFREFAAKSGISVAGVESTNLMNEPDVRQIVGLLRAINDMSDPIYVAPALNLITTLSPIVLARLARAFHETKSWQKAIDFLALSAKENKTLRAALETLGNYQQRVRMLSLPEFFEEIISSSRILKEVSQQRDALERLEIIKAFINEAKRFSIQNPGSGLEEFLDYIDLLRQYRVRLPVHRLGPKVEGVFVNTVHGAKGLEFDTVFLPNVSTKSWNDRGKRELIKLPGSIVNLDDWDESPIEDERRLFYVAMTRAKNQLYLSYSKYDEEGREVLPSQFVSEVESHLERESYEPSVSQANEILTTAITPNQAVFVRNEEKKVIRELIREKPFTFTDYETYKTCPKQYLLKSVLRFPSRPDPRLIYGDILHRALELFYKQFRTRKTLPTKTALLNYCEQASRHFEFFRGKTAIITQAKNLLEEYYLHVKTKDELPPVGVEYSFASHHVMLDSIWVSGKYDRLDIIDPLARTVKVVDYKTGAQAKTRSQIEGQTKSSDGKLKEQLVFYALLAREDRHFPYHAAEFALKFLDDKHTFREEPFRITNDEIDSLAKDVKETYEKILAADTFIHARDSFDQGCELCEIFSELS; encoded by the coding sequence ATGAATACAGCAAAAAAGAACCAGGTTTTCGAACGCGAATTCGCCCGTCTTAATCCGGCGCAAAAAAAAGCCGTTCGGACGATCGAAGGCCCGGTTATGGTCGTGGCCGGCCCGGGAACCGGCAAAACCCAGGTCGTGGCAATGCGTATTGCTGAGATTCTTAACCAGACCCAACTTAATGCCCGCAATATCCTAGCGCTCACCTTTACTGAAGCGGGCGTCACGGCCTTAAGGAGTCGGTTAGAAAAGATTATTGGTTCAGACGCTTACCAAGTCACGGTGGCGACCTTCCATGGGTTTGCGAATGAAGTCATCACCACATTCCCCTACGTCTTCGGTTTTGCCGTTGAAGCGATGCAGGTCGGCGAATTGGAACGCCTGCAGATTATCCACCGTATTGTTGAGCACGATACCTCGCTAATTGCCCTTCGACCAGTTCGGGCACCGACCTTTCACGTTCCGAGCATCGCCGAAGCAATCCGTAAGGCCAAACAAGAAAACGTTTTACCTGAAACACTTGCTCAACTTGCCCGCAAGGAAGCTAAGAGTAAGTTAACCGCGAAGAGAATCACTGAATTGCAGCGTCAGGCTATAAAGCGCGCTGAAGCATTGAACGTTGAGCTATCACGAGTTTACGCTGCCTATCAGAAGGAATTAAAAAGACGAAACCTCTATGACTATGAGGATATGATAATCTTTGCCGTACAGGGCCTGCAGGAGGAAGCGGACGTCATAGCGTACTACCAGGAACGATTTCAGTACTTTTTGGTTGATGAGTATCAAGATACTAACAACGCCCAAAATTCACTCGTCGAATCACTAGCCGAATTTTTCCCCAACCCCAACCTTTGTGTTGTCGGCGATGACAAGCAAGCTATCTATCGATTTCAGGGCGCTTCCGTTGCCAACATGCTTCGCTTTGTTAGGAAATACCCAGCGCTAAAAGTTATCAGCCTAACGGAAAATTATCGTAGCGCTAAACGAATCCTAGATGCGTCCACGGCGTTAATTAACCGTAATAATTATCAACTAACTAGGTTCTTGCCAGAACTTAAGACGATACTTTCACCAACACGTAGTAACGATAAGTCTGAACTGAAACTTATAAATACTGCCTCGGCGGAAGCGCAATACGCGTGGATAGTAGCGCAAATTAAAAAGCGCTTCGATAAAAATCTGCCCCCTCAAGAAGTCGCTGTACTCCTTAGGCGTAACGACGAAGTAAAGAGTTTCCGCGAATTTGCGGCAAAAAGTGGCATCTCAGTAGCTGGCGTTGAAAGCACTAATTTAATGAACGAGCCAGATGTACGTCAGATCGTTGGTCTGCTAAGGGCCATTAATGATATGAGTGACCCAATCTACGTTGCCCCAGCGCTGAATTTAATCACCACACTCTCCCCTATCGTTCTGGCCCGTCTGGCACGTGCTTTCCACGAAACTAAGTCGTGGCAGAAGGCTATCGATTTTCTCGCGCTTAGTGCTAAAGAAAACAAGACGTTGCGCGCAGCACTCGAGACGCTAGGCAACTATCAGCAACGGGTGCGAATGCTAAGCCTGCCGGAATTCTTTGAGGAGATCATTTCGTCTTCGAGAATCCTAAAAGAAGTAAGTCAACAAAGAGACGCTTTAGAGCGCCTGGAAATCATTAAAGCATTTATCAACGAAGCGAAACGTTTCAGTATTCAAAACCCAGGAAGTGGGCTGGAAGAGTTTTTGGACTACATAGACTTGCTGCGTCAATATCGTGTCCGGCTACCAGTTCACCGCCTCGGGCCTAAAGTTGAAGGGGTTTTTGTGAATACCGTTCATGGCGCTAAAGGCTTAGAATTTGACACGGTTTTTCTGCCAAACGTTAGTACGAAATCTTGGAACGATCGCGGCAAACGAGAGCTCATCAAGCTTCCAGGATCAATTGTTAATCTAGACGATTGGGATGAATCGCCGATTGAAGACGAGCGCCGACTTTTCTATGTGGCGATGACCCGCGCCAAGAATCAATTGTACTTAAGCTACTCTAAATACGATGAGGAGGGTCGTGAGGTCCTACCGAGTCAGTTCGTCTCCGAAGTTGAGTCGCACCTAGAAAGAGAGTCGTATGAGCCAAGCGTCTCGCAGGCTAATGAAATTCTTACTACCGCAATTACTCCTAACCAAGCGGTTTTCGTTCGTAATGAAGAGAAGAAAGTTATCCGCGAATTAATTCGAGAAAAACCATTTACGTTCACGGATTATGAGACATATAAAACCTGTCCTAAACAATATCTATTAAAATCTGTCCTACGCTTTCCGAGCCGCCCCGACCCGCGTTTAATTTACGGCGATATTCTGCATCGCGCTCTGGAGCTGTTCTATAAACAATTTCGAACGCGTAAAACCCTTCCAACTAAAACTGCTCTACTAAATTATTGTGAACAAGCTTCGCGGCATTTTGAGTTCTTCCGCGGCAAGACGGCAATTATTACTCAGGCTAAAAATCTTCTTGAGGAGTACTACCTCCACGTTAAAACAAAAGACGAATTACCACCTGTCGGCGTAGAGTATAGTTTTGCGAGTCACCACGTGATGTTAGATTCGATTTGGGTTAGCGGTAAGTACGACCGACTTGATATTATCGATCCGCTTGCTCGAACAGTTAAGGTCGTCGACTATAAGACTGGCGCTCAGGCGAAAACTCGTTCTCAAATTGAGGGACAGACGAAGTCATCAGACGGCAAGTTGAAAGAGCAGTTAGTATTTTATGCGTTACTCGCTCGCGAAGATCGGCATTTCCCGTATCACGCCGCTGAGTTCGCTCTAAAGTTTCTGGACGACAAGCACACTTTCCGTGAAGAACCCTTTCGAATCACAAACGACGAAATTGACAGCCTTGCCAAAGACGTCAAAGAAACTTACGAAAAGATCCTTGCCGCTGACACATTTATCCACGCTCGCGATTCGTTTGACCAAGGCTGCGAACTCTGTGAAATCTTCTCAGAATTATCCTAG
- a CDS encoding RNA pseudouridine synthase → MKPAIIAETNDYLVINKPAGMATEPPSDRPTLRDWLIEAGQIRAGEWAEDKRCGVVHRLDTDTSGVILWAKSESAQASLQQLWQGRQVKKTYLALVAGRSEQTGVIEAAIERDNRNDRQRVTHLPTTKSRSAITEYKTLGHAKVGEREVSLISAHPITGRTHQIRVHLKSIGHPIIGDKLYGEKSSDEISRTLGLKRQFLHAFSLELPDNKTYQANLPSELTEPLRVLDLLGKI, encoded by the coding sequence ATGAAACCCGCCATAATCGCCGAAACAAACGACTACCTCGTCATTAATAAGCCAGCCGGTATGGCGACTGAGCCGCCATCTGACAGACCCACGCTACGCGATTGGCTAATTGAGGCGGGGCAGATAAGAGCAGGGGAGTGGGCGGAAGATAAAAGATGCGGCGTTGTTCACCGGCTCGACACCGACACCTCAGGCGTAATTCTGTGGGCCAAAAGCGAATCGGCACAAGCATCCTTGCAACAGCTGTGGCAGGGGAGACAGGTTAAAAAGACTTATCTTGCCCTCGTGGCTGGCCGTAGCGAGCAAACGGGCGTCATTGAGGCCGCCATAGAACGTGACAACCGTAACGATCGACAACGCGTTACACATTTACCGACCACTAAAAGCCGAAGCGCTATTACAGAATATAAAACGCTGGGACACGCAAAAGTGGGGGAGAGGGAAGTGAGCTTAATATCCGCTCACCCGATTACCGGGCGAACTCATCAAATACGTGTCCACCTAAAATCGATCGGCCACCCAATAATTGGTGACAAACTCTACGGCGAGAAGTCTTCAGACGAAATTTCTAGAACCTTGGGTTTAAAACGGCAATTCCTTCATGCCTTTAGTCTCGAATTACCAGATAACAAAACCTATCAAGCGAATTTGCCGTCGGAACTCACAGAACCTTTGAGAGTACTCGACCTTCTTGGTAAAATATAA
- a CDS encoding mannose-1-phosphate guanylyltransferase: MAYHAVIMAGGTGTRLWPLSRKDSPKQFQKFIGDKTLIQQTYDRIIQCIPAENIWVMTGEQYVDLVKAQLPEVDVSRIITEPVGRNTAPATGLAMLRIAEIDPQAIVFGLLPADHYVGKIEVFTAAVKSILSFLENHREFVVTIGINPTEPNTGLGYIEMGEQLEKIGDNKIFKVESFQEKPDLETAQKYVEQWEYLWNGGYYLFSVREMIEHYRRLAPEILEKLEKFVENPSDTELYKTIPAEPIDKAIAEKLDSLAVVPVDMDWSDIGNWATLQEILGGNGALKQVILGHHIGINTDRSFVFGNKKLIATVGLEDIVVIETEDAILVAHRDAVQDVKKVVEQLQEQEKHEYL, encoded by the coding sequence ATGGCATATCACGCAGTAATCATGGCGGGCGGTACCGGCACTCGTCTTTGGCCACTCAGCCGCAAGGATTCACCGAAACAATTCCAGAAGTTTATCGGCGACAAAACTCTGATCCAACAAACCTACGATCGCATTATTCAGTGTATCCCGGCCGAAAATATCTGGGTGATGACCGGAGAGCAGTACGTTGACCTCGTGAAAGCCCAGTTGCCGGAAGTTGACGTATCGCGAATTATCACCGAGCCAGTTGGTCGCAATACAGCGCCAGCAACTGGATTAGCAATGCTTCGTATTGCCGAGATTGATCCACAGGCAATTGTCTTTGGCTTGTTGCCAGCCGACCACTACGTCGGCAAGATTGAGGTTTTTACCGCTGCTGTGAAGTCGATTTTAAGCTTCTTGGAAAATCACCGCGAGTTTGTCGTGACAATTGGCATCAACCCAACCGAACCAAATACAGGGCTGGGATATATCGAGATGGGCGAGCAGCTAGAAAAAATTGGCGATAACAAGATTTTTAAAGTCGAGTCCTTCCAAGAAAAGCCAGATTTAGAAACTGCCCAGAAATACGTCGAGCAGTGGGAGTACCTTTGGAACGGCGGCTACTATCTGTTTAGCGTGCGGGAGATGATCGAACATTATCGTCGTTTAGCGCCGGAGATCCTGGAAAAGCTCGAAAAATTTGTCGAGAACCCTAGCGACACAGAATTATATAAAACCATCCCCGCCGAACCGATAGACAAAGCAATCGCCGAGAAACTCGACAGCCTAGCCGTTGTGCCTGTGGACATGGACTGGAGCGATATCGGCAATTGGGCAACACTTCAGGAGATCCTCGGTGGAAATGGAGCCTTAAAACAAGTGATTTTAGGGCATCACATCGGAATAAACACCGACCGTTCGTTTGTCTTCGGTAACAAAAAACTGATTGCAACCGTTGGGCTAGAGGACATAGTTGTGATAGAAACTGAGGATGCAATCCTGGTTGCTCACCGCGACGCTGTACAGGACGTAAAGAAAGTTGTAGAACAACTTCAGGAACAAGAAAAGCACGAGTATCTGTAG
- the secD gene encoding protein translocase subunit SecD, with amino-acid sequence MLRHKFWIGLVFILAIIGLGAHTSLPSTENLFGRPVKISQGLDLQGGVRLVYELDYSKTTNEDRTEAINSTVKVIERRVNSTGVAEPTIQPGKLGKSDVVTVELPGIEDVNKAIDLIGKTAQLEFREAGSEENQEWLPTGLSGKQLDKATVTFDQTTNRPQVSMKFNSEGTRLFSEITERNIGKPVAIFLDDEIISAPTVQQKIVEGEAVITGDFTLDEVKDLTNLLNAGALDVPIKLVEQRTVGATLGEESVKKSLVAGLIGLSLVVLFMLLNYRLAGLIAVLALSGYAIITFAIFKYIPVTLTLAGLAGFILSIGMAVDANILIFERLREELAAGRDLKVGLSEAFRRAWPSVRDSNMATLITCAILFFTTTGSIKGFALTLAIGVLISMFSSITASRSFLRLFAKLPVFARGLEKI; translated from the coding sequence ATGTTAAGACACAAATTCTGGATCGGCCTCGTATTCATCCTAGCTATTATCGGCCTCGGCGCTCACACTAGTTTGCCATCTACAGAAAACTTGTTTGGCCGGCCGGTAAAAATAAGCCAAGGTTTGGATCTGCAGGGTGGAGTACGCCTTGTATACGAGCTCGATTACTCCAAAACAACGAATGAAGACCGAACTGAGGCCATAAATTCGACGGTCAAGGTTATTGAACGAAGGGTAAATAGTACCGGCGTTGCTGAGCCAACGATTCAGCCAGGAAAATTGGGCAAGAGTGATGTCGTTACTGTAGAGCTGCCGGGAATAGAGGACGTCAACAAGGCTATCGACCTGATTGGTAAGACTGCCCAGCTAGAGTTTAGAGAGGCGGGGAGTGAAGAGAACCAAGAGTGGCTGCCAACAGGACTGAGTGGCAAGCAACTTGATAAAGCTACGGTGACTTTCGATCAAACAACCAATCGGCCGCAAGTCAGCATGAAATTCAACAGCGAAGGCACCAGGCTCTTTAGTGAAATTACGGAGCGTAATATCGGTAAACCGGTTGCTATTTTCCTTGATGACGAGATAATTTCCGCCCCAACGGTGCAGCAAAAGATCGTTGAGGGGGAGGCGGTGATCACTGGTGACTTTACCTTAGATGAAGTTAAAGACTTGACCAATCTGCTGAACGCCGGCGCCTTAGACGTGCCTATTAAACTAGTCGAACAGCGAACTGTAGGCGCGACGCTTGGCGAAGAGTCGGTCAAAAAAAGTCTTGTTGCTGGCTTGATTGGTCTTAGTTTAGTAGTCCTATTTATGCTTCTAAATTACCGTTTAGCAGGATTAATTGCCGTCCTGGCATTAAGCGGATATGCCATTATTACTTTCGCCATCTTTAAATATATTCCTGTAACCCTAACGTTGGCTGGACTCGCAGGATTTATTCTCTCTATCGGTATGGCGGTTGATGCCAATATCTTAATCTTTGAGCGTTTACGCGAGGAGCTTGCTGCCGGCAGAGACTTGAAAGTCGGCTTAAGCGAGGCGTTTCGTCGAGCCTGGCCGTCGGTGAGGGATTCAAACATGGCAACGCTTATTACTTGCGCCATTTTATTCTTTACCACTACCGGTTCGATCAAAGGGTTTGCCTTAACGCTGGCTATCGGCGTGCTGATTTCAATGTTCAGTTCGATTACTGCGAGCCGTAGTTTCTTGCGGTTATTTGCCAAGTTACCGGTATTTGCTAGAGGGTTGGAGAAAATATGA
- the secF gene encoding protein translocase subunit SecF: MIYRFLGKKKLFWFALSVALMIPGIIALSVWKLPFGIDFRGGAVIELAFEKPVAEGELRTKITGMQQVQGAQIASTGENTYLIKTLPIEQSNYRSLVEELGKSYGKVTEKQFQNVGPSVSKDLTRKAVIAVVLASLLIVMYLAYSFRGVTYPVSSWRFGVVAVVALLHDLVIATGVFSILAHFFHFEVDASFITALLTIMGFSVHDTIVVFDRIRENLSSHRDAGGQNFELIADESLSQTLNRSLATSLTVIFTLTALTVLGGESIRAFVVTLLVGIAIGTYSSIFTATPLLVVWQNRVLRRTSATKI; encoded by the coding sequence ATGATTTACCGATTTCTGGGAAAGAAAAAACTTTTTTGGTTCGCCTTATCCGTAGCCTTAATGATTCCCGGAATTATTGCGCTAAGCGTCTGGAAATTGCCATTTGGCATTGACTTCCGAGGCGGGGCAGTAATTGAGCTCGCCTTTGAGAAGCCAGTAGCAGAAGGGGAGTTGCGCACAAAAATAACAGGTATGCAACAGGTTCAGGGAGCTCAGATCGCCAGCACAGGGGAGAACACTTACTTAATTAAGACCTTGCCAATCGAACAGAGTAATTATCGTTCTTTAGTCGAGGAATTAGGGAAAAGTTATGGGAAAGTGACCGAGAAACAATTTCAAAACGTCGGACCGTCCGTTAGCAAGGATTTAACCCGGAAAGCCGTTATCGCCGTAGTTCTGGCATCGCTACTAATCGTCATGTACCTCGCCTATTCCTTCCGCGGCGTTACGTACCCCGTCTCCTCGTGGAGATTTGGTGTTGTAGCGGTCGTCGCCTTGCTACACGACCTTGTCATTGCTACAGGAGTTTTCTCGATCTTAGCGCACTTCTTTCACTTTGAAGTTGACGCGTCGTTTATCACCGCCCTTCTAACAATCATGGGCTTTTCGGTTCACGACACAATTGTTGTTTTCGATAGAATCAGAGAGAACCTTAGTAGTCACAGGGATGCTGGCGGCCAAAATTTCGAGTTGATCGCTGATGAGTCCCTGTCCCAAACCCTAAATCGATCACTGGCAACCAGCTTAACGGTGATCTTTACCTTAACGGCACTGACCGTACTTGGTGGCGAAAGTATTCGTGCCTTCGTCGTCACACTTCTAGTTGGAATAGCGATCGGAACCTACTCGTCCATTTTTACCGCGACACCGCTTTTAGTTGTTTGGCAAAACCGCGTATTGCGCCGCACGTCAGCGACAAAAATTTAA